A part of Aegilops tauschii subsp. strangulata cultivar AL8/78 chromosome 2, Aet v6.0, whole genome shotgun sequence genomic DNA contains:
- the LOC109747058 gene encoding endonuclease 4 — protein sequence MGLLMLLHVLLVAAAARAPAAQAWGKEGHYMTCKIADGFLTSEALTGVKALLPSWANGELAEVCSWADSQRFRYRWSSPLHFADTPGDCEFSYARDCHDTKGNKNVCVVGAINNYTAALQDSSSPFDPTESLMFLAHFVGDVHQPLHCGHVDDLGGNTIKLRWYKRKSNLHKVWDSDVITEAMKDFFDKDQDAMIESIQRNITEDWSSEEKQWEACRSKTTTCAEKYAQESALLACDAYEGVEQDDTLGDEYYFKALPVVQKRLAQGGVRLAAILNRIFSGNGRLQSI from the exons ATGGGGTTGCTCATGCTGCTTCACGTCCTGCTTGTCGCGGCcgcggcgagagctccggcggcGCAGGCGTGGGGCAAGGAGGGCCACTACATGACCTGCAAGATCGCCGAT GGTTTCCTGACGAGCGAGGCGTTGACGGGGGTGAAGGCGCTCCTGCCGTCGTGGGCCAACGGGGAGCTCGCGGAGGTGTGCTCGTGGGCGGACAGCCAGCGCTTCCGCTACCGGTGGTCGAGCCCCCTCCACTTCGCCGACACCCCCGGCGACTGCGAGTTCAGCTACGCCA GGGACTGCCACGACaccaaggggaacaagaacgtgTGCGTGGTCGGGGCCATCAACAACTACACCGCCGCGCTCCAGGACTCGTCAAGCCCAT TTGACCCGACGGAGAGCCTGATGTTCCTGGCGCACTTTGTGGGCGACGTGCACCAGCCGCTCCACTGCGGCCACGTGGACGACCTCGGCGGCAACACCATCAAACTCCGCTGGTACAAGAGGAAGAGCAACCTGCACAAG GTGTGGGATTCGGACGTGATCACAGAGGCCATGAAGGACTTCTTCGACAAGGACCAGGACGCTATGATCGAGTCCATCCAACGCAACATCACC GAGGACTGGTCCAGCGAGGAGAAGCAGTGGGAGGCGTGCCGCAGCAAAACCACGACCTGCGCTGAAAA GTACGCCCAGGAGAGCGCGTTGCTGGCATGCGACGCGTACGAGGGCGTCGAGCAGGACGACACCCTAGGAG ACGAGTACTACTTCAAGGCGCTACCGGTGGTTCAGAAGAGGCTCGCCCAGGGAGGCGTGAGGCTGGCGGCGATCCTCAACCGGATCTTCAGCGGGAACGGCAGGCTGCAGAGCATCTGA